The Papaver somniferum cultivar HN1 chromosome 3, ASM357369v1, whole genome shotgun sequence genome includes a region encoding these proteins:
- the LOC113358217 gene encoding probable protein phosphatase 2C 33 → MGSCLSAGGRNSIPNSPTASSPKWKQKRNSKRRQGSNRSSTSNSKLEDSLHRIPGRMFVNGATDLASLCTQQGKKGTNQDAMIVWENFASREDTIFCGVFDGHGPYGHMVAKRVRDSLPLRINSHWESSIDPKDVFRENDSARESINSDETGSFCMDNDFLDSLDVGDREKLPQISNLKESFLKAFKVMDRELRMHPNVDCFFSGTTAVTMVKQGQDLVIGNIGDSRAILGTRDENDSLVAVQLTEDLKPNLPREAERIRRCKGRVFALQAEPDVSRVWMPNNNAPGLAMARAFGDFCLKKYGVISVPDVSYRRLTEKDEFLVLATDGIWDVLSNKQVVDIVSSAPAEASAARALVEAAVKAWKIKYPTSKVDDCAVVCLFLNSSTSTPSSSTSPTNTTSTSSISKSKIQPAPQDKLDNDEHSPVVPLVLDRSGTTARILCTTEALQKPGKDDDDDDEEEALQQSETVKGEEEWSALEGVSRLNTMVTLPRFDVNEHDEKMIPAAG, encoded by the exons ATGGGTTCCTGTTTATCTGCTGGTGGAAGAAACTCAATCCCTAATTCACCAACAGCCTCTTCACCAAAATGGAAACAGAAAAGGAATTCTAAGAGAAGGCAAGGAAGTAATAGGAGTAGTACAAGCAATAGTAAGCTGGAAGATAGTTTACATAGAATTCCAGGAAGGATGTTTGTCAACGGAGCTACTGATCTTGCTTCACTCTGTACTCAACAAGGAAAGAAAGGAACTAACCAGGATGCCATGATTGTTTGGGAg AATTTTGCTTCAAGAGAGGATACAATCTTCTGTGGAGTTTTTGACGGACATGGTCCATATGGCCACATGGTAGCAAAAAGAGTGAGAGATTCCCTTCCATTGAGGATCAACTCCCATTGGGAATCAAGTATTGATCCCAAAGATGTATTTAGAGAGAACGATAGTGCAAGGGAAAGCATAAATTCTGACGAAACTGGCTCTTTCTGCATGGATAATGATTTTTTGGACTCTTTGGATGTTGGAGATCGGGAGAAACTCCCACAGATTTCTAATCTGAAAGAGTCCTTTTTGAAGGCTTTCAAGGTTATGGATAGGGAACTGAGGATGCACCCGAATGTCGACTGTTTCTTCAGTGGGACAACAGCAGTTACGATGGTCAAACAG GGTCAAGATCTTGTCATTGGAAATATCGGGGACTCAAGAGCAATACTGGGAACAAGAGATGAAAATGACTCCCTTGTTGCAGTACAGTTGACTGAGGACCTGAAACCAAATCTCCCAA GGGAGGCCGAAAGGATCAGGCGATGTAAAGGAAGGGTTTTTGCCCTTCAGGCTGAACCAGATGTTTCTCGAGTTTGGATGCCAAATAATAATGCTCCTGGCCTGGCAATGGCTCGTGCTTTTGGAGATTTTTGCCTCAAGAAGTATGGTGTGATTTCTGTGCCTGATGTATCGTATCGACGTCTCACTGAGAAGGATGAATTTTTAGTGTTGGCTACAGATGGg ATATGGGATGTCTTATCCAACAAGCAAGTGGTAGACATAGTGAGCTCAGCTCCGGCAGAGGCCTCTGCAGCTCGGGCATTGGTTGAGGCTGCAGTGAAAGCATGGAAGATAAAATACCCAACTTCCAAGGTGGATGACTGTGCTGTAGTCTGCCTCTTTCTCAACTCTTCTACCTCAACTCCGTCCTCCAGCACCAGCCCAACAAACACCACCTCCACTTCCTCGATTTCAAAATCCAAAATACAACCTGCACCTCAAGACAAACTAGATAATGATGAGCATTCCCCAGTTGTCCCACTTGTGTTGGACCGATCTGGTACTACAGCTCGAATATTGTGTACTACTGAAGCCCTTCAGAAGCCAGgcaaggatgatgatgatgatgatgaagaggaagCATTACAGCAAAGTGAAACAGTAAAAGGAGAGGAGGAATGGTCTGCACTTGAAGGTGTATCACGCTTGAACACAATGGTGACTCTACCTAGGTTTGATGTAAATGAACACGATGAGAAGATGATCCCTGCTGCTGGATAG